One part of the Streptomyces sp. AM 2-1-1 genome encodes these proteins:
- a CDS encoding ABC transporter permease, with protein MASTDIESVGKTAGGVTKSDDLAGLEAGLDALDAVQVRRTPVREVFGKKVLPPVLAVLLVVLVWQVLVWAKVTDDYKLPPPAAVWDSARDMWIKGTLLEVVWTSVSRGLLGFVLAVVIGTPLGLLVARVRFVRAAIGPILSGLQSLPSVAWVAPAVIWLGLQDSMMYAVILLGAVPSIANGLVSGVDQVPPLFLRAGRTIGATGLRGTWHIVLPAALPGYLAGLKQGWAFSWRSLMAAEIIASSPDLGLGLGQLLENGRNNFDMPGIFLSILLILFVGVAIDLLIFSPLERWVLRSRGLLVTS; from the coding sequence GACATCGAGTCCGTCGGGAAGACGGCGGGCGGGGTCACGAAGTCCGACGACCTCGCGGGCCTGGAGGCCGGCCTCGACGCGCTGGACGCCGTCCAGGTCCGCCGCACCCCCGTCCGGGAGGTCTTCGGCAAGAAGGTGCTGCCGCCGGTCCTCGCGGTGCTGCTGGTCGTCCTGGTCTGGCAGGTGCTGGTCTGGGCGAAGGTCACCGACGACTACAAGCTGCCGCCGCCCGCCGCCGTCTGGGACAGCGCGCGGGACATGTGGATCAAGGGGACCCTGCTGGAGGTCGTCTGGACCAGCGTCTCGCGCGGTCTGCTCGGCTTCGTGCTGGCGGTCGTCATCGGCACACCGCTCGGTCTGCTGGTCGCCCGGGTACGGTTCGTCCGCGCGGCGATCGGCCCGATCCTCTCCGGTCTCCAGTCGCTGCCCTCGGTCGCCTGGGTCGCTCCGGCCGTCATCTGGCTCGGGCTCCAGGACTCGATGATGTACGCGGTGATCCTGCTGGGCGCCGTCCCGTCGATCGCCAACGGCCTCGTCTCCGGCGTCGACCAGGTACCGCCGCTCTTCCTCCGGGCGGGCCGCACCATCGGCGCCACCGGACTGCGCGGCACCTGGCACATCGTGCTCCCGGCGGCGCTGCCGGGCTACCTCGCGGGGCTGAAGCAGGGCTGGGCCTTCTCCTGGCGGTCGCTGATGGCCGCCGAGATCATCGCCTCCTCCCCCGATCTCGGCCTGGGACTGGGGCAGTTGCTGGAGAACGGCCGCAACAACTTCGACATGCCCGGCATCTTCCTGTCGATCCTGCTCATCCTCTTCGTCGGCGTCGCGATCGACCTGCTGATCTTCAGTCCGCTGGAGCGGTGGGTCCTGCGCAGCCGCGGTCTCCTCGTCACGAGCTGA
- a CDS encoding CbiX/SirB N-terminal domain-containing protein — protein MPAPVLLVVAHGSRDPRHAATVHALTARVRSLRPGLRVETGFLEFNAPSVPRILERLNAEAAGSTSGATEVVALPLLLTRAFHAKTDIPSVLREARSRLPRLRIRQAGVLGPSPLLLTALEQRLYEAGLTAADKRSTGLVLASAGSTDPEAIAVIAEIARELRHTGWCAVRPAFASASSSAGFPPTGDAVRALRAEGVSRVAVAPYVVAPGRLPDRIVAGAAEARADVLSEVLGASPALARLLLRRYDEALTARTLLLSA, from the coding sequence ATGCCCGCACCCGTCCTCCTCGTCGTCGCCCACGGCAGCCGTGATCCGCGGCACGCGGCGACCGTGCACGCGCTCACCGCGCGGGTTCGGTCGCTGCGGCCGGGGCTCCGTGTCGAGACGGGCTTCCTCGAATTCAACGCGCCGTCCGTGCCCCGGATCCTCGAACGCCTGAACGCCGAAGCGGCGGGGAGCACCTCCGGCGCGACGGAGGTCGTCGCGCTGCCACTGCTGCTCACCCGGGCCTTCCACGCCAAGACCGACATCCCGTCGGTACTGCGCGAGGCCCGGTCCCGGCTGCCGCGGCTGCGTATCCGGCAGGCTGGCGTCCTCGGCCCGTCCCCGCTGCTGCTGACCGCTCTGGAGCAGCGGCTGTACGAGGCCGGACTCACCGCTGCCGACAAACGCTCGACCGGGCTCGTACTGGCCTCGGCGGGCTCCACCGACCCGGAGGCGATCGCAGTGATCGCTGAAATCGCGCGGGAGCTGCGGCACACCGGCTGGTGCGCCGTGCGGCCTGCGTTCGCCTCCGCCTCTTCGTCCGCCGGGTTCCCGCCGACCGGGGACGCGGTACGCGCCCTGCGCGCCGAGGGGGTGAGCCGGGTGGCGGTTGCCCCGTACGTCGTCGCGCCCGGCCGCCTCCCGGACCGGATCGTGGCGGGTGCGGCCGAGGCCCGCGCGGACGTGCTCTCCGAGGTGCTCGGCGCCTCCCCCGCCCTCGCCCGGCTGCTGCTGAGGCGTTACGACGAGGCGCTGACGGCACGCACGCTCCTCCTATCCGCGTGA